A genome region from Candidatus Margulisiibacteriota bacterium includes the following:
- a CDS encoding U32 family peptidase, with the protein MKLRKKPELLAPAGTYENAEVALLYGADAIYQGLEGFSLRHGKKSEVDLADIKKTIKLCKKNNKKYYLAFNIFAHNEDIRELETILPKLKKLDIDAFIVSDPGFIQILRQQI; encoded by the coding sequence ATGAAATTACGAAAAAAACCGGAATTGTTGGCACCTGCAGGAACCTATGAAAACGCTGAAGTAGCCCTGCTTTATGGCGCAGATGCTATATATCAGGGCTTGGAAGGCTTTTCCCTGCGTCACGGAAAAAAGTCGGAAGTTGATTTGGCAGATATAAAAAAAACCATCAAATTATGTAAAAAAAATAATAAAAAGTATTATCTGGCTTTTAATATTTTTGCTCATAATGAAGATATCAGAGAACTGGAAACTATTTTACCCAAACTGAAAAAGCTGGATATAGATGCTTTTATTGTATCTGACCCCGGTTTTATTCAAATTTTGAGACAGCAGATT